One window from the genome of Cryptomeria japonica chromosome 6, Sugi_1.0, whole genome shotgun sequence encodes:
- the LOC131068681 gene encoding linamarin synthase 1: protein MTMNGEIDGTVHAVLVPFPAQGHVNAFIHLADLLASRGFFITFVNTEWTEKRMFGSAKHKSQLHYSKPNFRFLSFPDGLPPEHGRTSQLGELVTTLAKRGDALEALLRTHTGNDIPPVTCIVADCCMSCTASVAANMQLPRVVFWPICAAASIAQKYANSLLSQGHIPIKVSEGKRLEKMITSLQGNIPALWPSDLISFYREQFTSDLLYEAFLFESRMCDTGDYVLVNTFEELEGREAAAALSINGRPSLSIGPVFLPSFLRGENSTQSNLSMWEEDDSCLHWLDKQSPRSVLYVSFGSLALKSQEQLDELALGLEQSEYTFLWVLRSDIAQGQAAGLPEGLKDRIKDRALFVKWTPQLKVLAHPSVGGFLTHSGWNSTVESISMGVPMIGWPYFGDQFLNCRFAKEIWKVGLDFEDVDVDDERLVRREEIKRAVVIVMESKELHKKAKELKEAAMKAVMAGGSSFNNMTTFIHDMLKHAKSQSQPSSVHCEETREKDDNIH from the exons ATGACGATGAATGGTGAAATTGATGGCACAGTGCACGCAGTTTTGGTACCCTTTCCTGCGCAGGGCCACGTCAACGCTTTCATTCATCTCGCCGATCTCTTGGCCTCACGGGGTTTTTTCATCACTTTCGTTAACACAGAATGGACTGAGAAACGCATGTTTGGAAGTGCAAAGCACAAGTCGCAACTGCACTACTCCAAACCCAATTTCCGATTTTTGTCATTCCCGGACGGCTTACCCCCGGAGCACGGCCGCACCTCCCAACTGGGCGAGCTTGTTACAACGCTGGCAAAGCGTGGAGACGCCTTGGAGGCCCTCCTCCGCACTCACACTGGGAATGACATTCCTCCCGTCACCTGCATCGTAGCAGACTGTTGCATGTCGTGTACCGCATCGGTGGCCGCCAATATGCAACTGCCAAGAGTCGTCTTCTGGCCTATTTGTGCCGCTGCCTCTATTGCTCAGAAGTACGCCAATTCTCTCCTTTCCCAGGGCCACATTCCTATCAAAG TGAGCGAAGGAAAACGTCTGGAGAAAATGATCACTAGTTTACAGGGGAATATACCAGCTCTATGGCCCAGCGATCTGATATCGTTCTACCGCGAGCAGTTTACATCTGATCTCCTCTACGAAGCATTTCTCTTTGAGTCACGAATGTGTGACACGGGGGACTATGTGCTTGTGAACACCTTTGAGGAATTGGAAGGGAGAGAGGCGGCAGCGGCGCTTTCCATCAATGGGCGTCCATCTTTATCAATAGGCCCTGTGTTTCTCCCTAGCTTTTTAAGAGGGGAGAACTCAACGCAGAGCAACTTGTCTATGTGGGAGGAAGACGATAGCTGCTTGCACTGGCTTGACAAACAAAGCCCGCGCTCTGTGTTGTATGTTTCCTTTGGCAGCTTGGCCCTCAAATCGCAAGAGCAGTTGGATGAGCTGGCACTGGGTCTGGAACAGAGCGAGTATACATTTCTGTGGGTTCTCCGCTCCGACATTGCTCAGGGGCAGGCCGCTGGTTTGCCCGAGGGACTGAAAGATCGAATCAAAGATCGGGCGTTGTTTGTGAAATGGACGCCGCAATTGAAGGTGCTTGCACATCCTTCGGTGGGAGGATTTCTGACTCACAGCGGGTGGAATTCAACAGTGGAGAGCATAAGCATGGGAGTGCCCATGATTGGCTGGCCTTATTTCGGTGATCAGTTCCTCAATTGCAGATTCGCTAAAGAAATATGGAAGGTCGGGTTAGACTTTGAGGACGTGGATGTTGACGATGAGAGGTTGGTGAGAAGAGAAGAGATAAAGCGTGCAGTGGTGATTGTGATGGAGAGCAAGGAGTTGCACAAGAAAGCCAAGGAGCTGAAAGAGGCGGCAATGAAAGCAGTGATGGCAGGAGGTTCTTCTTTTAACAACATGACAACGTTCATCCACGATATGCTCAAACATGCCAAATCACAGTCACAGCCGTCTTCCGTGCACTGCGAGGAAACACGCGAAAAAGATGACAATATTCACTAG